Genomic window (Pseudothauera hydrothermalis):
CTTCTCTACCGCATCGCTGCTGCGGTGCGTGCGGTGGTGCCGCGCGGCATGCCGTTTAGCGCCAAGATGCGTCTGGGTGTGCGCGATACTAGGCGTGCGCTCGAATGCGCCCAGGCCCTGGTCGAGGGTGGCGTGGATGAACTGGTGGTGCACGCCCGCACCAAGGCAGAGGGCTACCGGCCGCCCGCGCACTGGGAGTGGGTGGGGCGGATTGCCGACGTGGTGCCAGTGCCGGTGGCCGCTAACGGCGAAATCTGGTGCGAAGCCGATTGGCGGCGCTGTTGCGCGGTGAGCGGCACCGACGATGTGATGCTCGGCCGTGGCGCGGTGGCCGATCCTTTCCTGGCGCGGCGCATCCGTCAGGCAATCCCCGACGAGGTGGCAACCGATCCGACGTGGCGCGAACAAGAGTGGGACGAACTGCGGCCACTGCTGGCGCACTTCTGGCAACTGGTGCGTATGCGGGTCGCTGCCCGTCATGCCCCTGGCCGGCTCAAGCAGTGGTTGGGGCTGCTGCGGCGCAACTACCTGCCGGCTCAGCGCTTATTCGACGAAATCCGCCTGCTGCGTCTGCCGCAAGAGGTCGACTTGGTGCTTGTGCGTCACCGCATCTTTCCCACACCGAAAGCGCTGGCGGCCTGAATCGGTTGCCGTTGTCTGATCTATTCTCGATTATCCGCGACGCCTGACCCGTGAGCTACGCCAATTCCCGCATTCC
Coding sequences:
- a CDS encoding tRNA dihydrouridine synthase, whose amino-acid sequence is MRLLLAPMEGLLDFPLRDILTRVGGYDHAVTEFARVSGTVLPRRYFHRISPELVSAGRTAAGTPVRVQLLGSEPARMADSAAVLVALGPAGVDLNFGCPAPTVNRHRGGAVLLDEPELLYRIAAAVRAVVPRGMPFSAKMRLGVRDTRRALECAQALVEGGVDELVVHARTKAEGYRPPAHWEWVGRIADVVPVPVAANGEIWCEADWRRCCAVSGTDDVMLGRGAVADPFLARRIRQAIPDEVATDPTWREQEWDELRPLLAHFWQLVRMRVAARHAPGRLKQWLGLLRRNYLPAQRLFDEIRLLRLPQEVDLVLVRHRIFPTPKALAA